The Spirosoma radiotolerans genome has a window encoding:
- a CDS encoding KUP/HAK/KT family potassium transporter, with translation MSTSHSSLNKVSAQGLLVAIGIVFGDIGTSPLYTLAAVVRGKELSETLVVGTLSCVIWTLTLQTTIKYVVITLRADNKGEGGIFSLYTLVRRFTGRWLMYPAVIGGSFLLADGLITPPISVSSAIEGLLIFYPHLDTVPIVIAILVALFVSQQFGTQLLGKLFGPIMLAWFTFIGAIGFWALWGHLPVLKALNPVWAFRLLAEYPGGFWLLGGVFLCTTGAEALYSDMGHCGRGNIRVSWGYVKLMLLLSYAGQSAWMMQHLGQRLGETSPFYSIVPAPLVVFSIILATLATIIASQALISGSFTLVGEAMRLNLWPRQLVVYPSDFRGQPYVPFVNWGLMTGCILMVLHFRESANMEAAFGLAVTLTMLMSTVLMSAYLRVKRVNMVLVIAITGLFLTVESTFLAANLVKFEEGGWISVTMGLILMGMMVFWYRGESIKAQLIHYDSLPGNLPLLKQLSNDNDIPKFATHLVYLTTAEDTHKIESETLYSILNRAPKRADIYWFLHLCVEDEPYVMRYKVDTLAHEDVYFITFYLGFRVQPRLNLLFRMVVEDMVKNKEVTIESRYQSLNVHRVPGDFRFVLFRSFLSYENDLPIMSKLIMKGYLLLKRIALPPQAAYGLDTSNVVIEDVPLVLTRPANLRLTRVKSKTHSSEA, from the coding sequence ATGTCTACATCACATTCCTCGCTGAATAAAGTGTCCGCCCAGGGGTTATTGGTCGCTATTGGTATCGTGTTCGGCGATATTGGTACATCGCCCCTGTATACGCTAGCGGCTGTTGTGCGCGGCAAAGAACTGAGCGAAACGCTGGTTGTGGGTACGCTGTCTTGTGTGATCTGGACGCTGACCTTGCAGACAACAATCAAATATGTGGTAATTACGCTCCGGGCGGATAACAAAGGCGAGGGGGGAATTTTCTCCCTCTATACGCTTGTCCGCCGGTTTACGGGCCGATGGCTGATGTATCCGGCCGTCATTGGCGGCTCATTCCTGCTGGCTGATGGGTTGATTACGCCACCCATTTCGGTCTCGTCGGCTATTGAAGGCCTACTCATCTTCTACCCGCATCTCGACACGGTCCCAATAGTCATTGCCATTCTGGTTGCGCTCTTTGTCAGTCAGCAATTTGGAACACAGCTGCTGGGAAAACTCTTTGGACCCATTATGTTGGCTTGGTTCACCTTCATTGGAGCCATTGGCTTCTGGGCGCTCTGGGGCCATCTGCCGGTGTTGAAAGCGCTGAATCCAGTCTGGGCATTTCGGCTGTTGGCCGAGTATCCGGGCGGATTCTGGCTCTTGGGGGGCGTCTTTCTCTGCACAACCGGAGCCGAAGCACTTTACTCCGATATGGGCCATTGTGGGCGGGGAAATATTCGGGTTAGCTGGGGCTATGTCAAACTAATGCTTTTACTCTCTTATGCCGGGCAGTCGGCCTGGATGATGCAGCACCTTGGTCAGCGGTTAGGCGAAACCAGTCCTTTTTATTCCATCGTTCCGGCCCCTCTGGTGGTGTTTAGTATCATACTGGCTACACTGGCGACCATCATTGCTTCGCAGGCGCTCATTAGTGGTTCATTTACGCTCGTGGGCGAAGCCATGCGGCTGAACTTATGGCCCCGCCAACTCGTCGTTTATCCCTCCGACTTTCGTGGGCAACCCTATGTGCCCTTCGTAAACTGGGGGTTGATGACCGGGTGTATTCTGATGGTTCTGCACTTCCGCGAGTCGGCCAATATGGAAGCAGCTTTTGGGCTGGCCGTTACCCTGACCATGCTCATGAGTACGGTATTGATGAGTGCTTATCTGCGGGTGAAACGGGTAAACATGGTGCTCGTTATCGCTATTACGGGCTTGTTCCTGACGGTCGAAAGCACATTTTTAGCAGCGAATCTGGTGAAGTTTGAAGAGGGTGGCTGGATTTCGGTAACGATGGGTCTCATTCTGATGGGTATGATGGTTTTCTGGTATCGGGGCGAGTCCATCAAGGCACAGCTCATTCACTACGACTCTTTACCCGGCAATTTGCCGCTGCTCAAACAGTTAAGTAATGATAACGATATACCTAAATTTGCCACGCACCTGGTGTATCTGACAACCGCTGAAGATACCCACAAAATAGAATCAGAAACGCTTTATTCGATCCTGAACCGGGCTCCTAAACGGGCTGATATTTACTGGTTTCTTCACTTGTGCGTCGAAGATGAGCCGTATGTGATGCGCTACAAAGTGGATACGCTGGCGCATGAAGATGTCTATTTCATCACCTTTTACCTGGGTTTCCGGGTGCAGCCCCGGCTAAACCTGCTGTTTCGGATGGTGGTGGAAGATATGGTCAAAAACAAGGAGGTAACCATCGAAAGCCGCTATCAGTCATTGAATGTCCACCGCGTACCGGGCGATTTCCGGTTTGTTCTGTTCCGATCTTTTCTGTCCTATGAGAACGACTTGCCCATCATGTCGAAACTGATTATGAAGGGGTATCTGTTACTGAAACGGATCGCTTTGCCACCCCAGGCGGCCTATGGCCTGGATACTAGTAATGTGGTTATTGAAGACGTGCCACTGGTGCTGACGCGGCCCGCCAACCTCCGCTTGACACGGGTGAAATCGAAAACCCACTCATCCGAAGCGTAA
- a CDS encoding TolC family protein, whose protein sequence is MRNKRIVSWLGIASFALINAACTVPRLVQKTENKAVPASYNSSQDTTNTGKSRWRDYFVDPYLAALIDTALYNNQDLNVTLQEIQIANNEVFARSGAYRPFVGLGGGAGIDKVPRYTSQGAADAATEIRPGVETPEILPNLYFGATASWEVDIWRKLRNAKKSAVASYLGSVEGKNFQVTNLVAEISNSYYELLALDTQLDIIQRNLVILNNALNITKQEKEAAKVTELAVRRFEAEVFKTQSLQYEIQQRIVETENHINFLAGRYPQHIQRNSQSFSDMVLPTIEAGIPSQLLANRPDIRQAEWNLQAAKLDVTVAKANFYPSLNLRAFFGVMAYNPLYILSTPQSIIASLAGDLVGPIVNKNSITATYKSANAKQIQTVYNYEKTVLNAYIEVANQLSNINNLGKKYDAKNNQVQALTQSTNISLRLFTSARADYMEVLLTQRDVLEARMELIETRMQQMHAVINTYRALGGGWR, encoded by the coding sequence ATGAGAAATAAACGAATAGTCAGTTGGTTAGGGATAGCGTCTTTTGCGCTGATCAATGCTGCCTGTACTGTACCACGCCTGGTTCAGAAAACAGAAAACAAAGCCGTTCCTGCGAGTTACAACAGCTCGCAGGACACAACAAATACGGGAAAGAGCCGGTGGCGGGATTACTTCGTTGACCCCTACCTGGCGGCCCTGATTGATACCGCCCTATATAACAACCAGGACCTGAACGTTACGTTGCAGGAAATTCAGATTGCCAACAACGAAGTATTCGCCCGGAGCGGGGCCTACCGGCCATTTGTTGGCCTGGGTGGAGGGGCCGGAATCGATAAAGTGCCCCGCTACACCAGTCAGGGGGCAGCCGATGCCGCTACTGAAATACGGCCGGGGGTAGAAACACCCGAGATTTTACCGAATCTATACTTTGGGGCAACAGCCAGTTGGGAAGTGGATATCTGGCGCAAACTGCGAAACGCTAAAAAGTCAGCCGTTGCTAGCTACCTGGGTTCTGTTGAAGGGAAAAATTTCCAGGTAACGAACCTGGTCGCTGAAATCTCCAACTCATATTACGAGCTGCTAGCCCTGGATACCCAACTGGATATCATTCAGCGCAACCTTGTCATTCTCAACAATGCTCTGAATATCACGAAGCAGGAAAAAGAAGCGGCCAAAGTGACCGAACTGGCGGTACGTCGGTTCGAGGCTGAGGTATTCAAAACGCAGAGTCTTCAGTACGAAATTCAGCAGAGGATCGTCGAAACAGAAAACCACATCAATTTTCTGGCGGGGCGTTACCCACAGCATATCCAGCGGAATTCGCAGAGTTTCAGCGACATGGTTTTGCCGACGATTGAGGCCGGTATCCCATCGCAACTGTTAGCCAATCGGCCCGACATCAGACAGGCTGAGTGGAACCTGCAAGCGGCCAAGCTCGACGTAACGGTGGCAAAAGCAAACTTCTACCCTTCGCTGAACCTGAGAGCGTTCTTTGGGGTAATGGCCTACAATCCATTGTATATCTTGTCGACTCCTCAGTCGATCATCGCATCGCTGGCGGGTGATTTGGTTGGTCCCATCGTCAACAAGAATTCCATTACGGCCACCTATAAGAGCGCCAATGCCAAGCAGATTCAGACCGTTTATAACTACGAGAAAACGGTGTTGAACGCCTACATTGAGGTGGCAAATCAGCTATCGAATATTAACAACCTAGGCAAAAAGTACGACGCGAAAAATAACCAGGTGCAGGCACTGACCCAGTCAACGAATATATCGCTTCGATTATTTACCTCTGCCAGAGCCGACTATATGGAAGTATTGCTAACCCAGCGTGATGTACTGGAAGCTAGAATGGAACTCATTGAAACCCGAATGCAGCAGATGCATGCCGTAATCAATACGTATCGGGCACTTGGTGGAGGCTGGAGATAA
- a CDS encoding efflux RND transporter permease subunit: MFTQFIRRPVLAIVISIMIVFIGVLAIKQLPISQFPDIAPTTVNIFIDYPGSSADVLVKSTLITLEQAINGVQDMRYIATDATSAGEATLRIIFEPGTDPNDAVIRVKTRVDQVMPLLPELVQREGVIITPIQPSMLMYVNLYAKEKGIDEKFLFNYATVKMIPEIQRTKGVARAQILGSRRYAMRVWLNPDRMRAYNISVEEVMKAMGEQSIIGRPGRLGQSSGIAAQSLEYVLTYKGRYSDPKEYEGIIIRANAQGESIHLRDIGRVELGSEFVNIYSNLDGHPSAAIVLRQNYGSNASDVIEQVKKKLEVMKESFPPGVDYKISYDVSNFLDASIEQVIDTLRDAFILVALVVFIFLGDWRSTLIPILAVPVSLIGAFFVIQAFGLSINLITLFALVLAIGIVVDDAIVVVEAVHAKMEEKPHLSPFGAVRQVLGEISGAIIAITLVMVSVFLPISFMTGPVGTFYRQFSITMASSIVISALIALTLTPVLCAMLLKNHHGHERKKNILTRMIDSFNRGFDKMTGRYVGLLRLIVNRRVVTVLVLAVFCVGIAYENEILPAGFIPNEDQSTIYAIIQTPPGTTLEKTNQVSQSLQKICEEVPGIESVSSLAGYEIMTEGRGSNAGTCLINLKPWGDRDKNVKEIMEELEGKSRNLGATIEFFEPPAIPGFGTSGGFSMRLLDKNTDTDYREFDLVNKKFMEDLGKRKELMGLFTFFAANYPQYELEIDNNLAMQKGVSIGKAMDNLNIMIGSTYEQGFIKFNQFFKVYVQSDPAYRRLPSDILKLFVKNDAGEMVPYSAFMKLKKGQGPNEITRFNLYNSSAIQGQPAKGFTTADAIAAIREVAAKTLPKGYDIAFEGLSYDESMRGNETLIVFLIVVSFVYLVLAAQYESFIIPLAVLTSLPVGIFGSFFLLKAMGLENNIYAQIGLIMLVGLLGKNAVLIVEFAVQKRQQGETILNAAIEGAKVRFRPILMTSFAFVAGLIPLIVAKGAGAIGNRTIGASAMGGMLFGTFFGVIVIPGLYYIFANMADGRKMIRDEEEGSLTENLVHSVDAFPQHEESEVNEK, translated from the coding sequence ATGTTCACTCAATTCATCCGTAGACCGGTATTAGCTATCGTGATATCCATCATGATAGTCTTTATTGGCGTACTGGCAATTAAGCAGTTACCGATTTCGCAGTTCCCCGATATTGCACCTACCACTGTCAACATATTCATCGATTACCCTGGATCCAGTGCCGACGTTCTGGTTAAATCCACGCTGATTACGCTCGAACAGGCCATCAACGGGGTTCAGGACATGCGTTACATTGCCACCGATGCCACCAGCGCCGGTGAAGCGACCCTCCGGATTATTTTCGAACCGGGAACAGACCCGAACGACGCCGTTATCAGGGTCAAAACAAGGGTTGACCAGGTTATGCCGCTGCTCCCTGAACTGGTTCAGCGGGAAGGGGTTATCATCACGCCCATCCAGCCCAGTATGCTGATGTACGTCAACCTCTACGCTAAAGAGAAAGGGATTGACGAGAAGTTTCTCTTCAACTACGCTACGGTGAAGATGATCCCCGAAATCCAGCGGACCAAAGGGGTAGCCCGAGCGCAGATCCTGGGTAGCCGGCGTTACGCGATGCGTGTCTGGCTGAACCCCGACCGCATGCGGGCCTACAACATTTCCGTAGAGGAAGTGATGAAGGCGATGGGTGAGCAGAGCATCATCGGACGCCCGGGCCGACTTGGTCAAAGCTCCGGGATTGCTGCTCAGTCGCTGGAATACGTACTGACGTATAAGGGCCGGTATAGCGATCCCAAAGAGTACGAAGGCATTATTATTCGGGCCAACGCACAGGGCGAAAGTATTCACCTGCGGGACATTGGCCGGGTTGAGCTAGGTAGCGAATTCGTAAACATCTATTCCAATCTGGATGGTCATCCGTCGGCCGCTATCGTGTTGCGCCAGAACTATGGCAGTAACGCCAGCGACGTGATCGAGCAGGTGAAGAAGAAACTCGAAGTAATGAAAGAGTCCTTCCCGCCGGGCGTAGATTACAAAATCAGCTACGACGTTTCGAACTTCCTGGATGCGTCGATCGAGCAGGTAATCGATACATTGCGGGACGCGTTCATTCTGGTGGCCCTCGTGGTATTCATCTTCCTGGGCGACTGGCGGTCGACGCTCATTCCAATCCTGGCGGTTCCCGTGTCGCTGATCGGCGCGTTCTTCGTGATTCAGGCGTTTGGCCTCTCCATCAACCTGATTACCCTTTTCGCCCTGGTACTGGCCATCGGTATTGTGGTCGATGATGCCATTGTGGTGGTGGAAGCGGTGCACGCCAAGATGGAGGAAAAGCCGCATCTATCGCCCTTCGGCGCGGTCAGGCAGGTGCTGGGTGAGATCAGTGGCGCCATCATCGCCATTACCCTGGTGATGGTATCGGTATTCCTGCCGATCTCCTTCATGACAGGACCGGTCGGTACCTTCTATCGGCAATTCTCGATTACGATGGCCAGCTCCATTGTGATTTCGGCCCTGATCGCTCTGACGCTGACTCCCGTATTGTGCGCCATGCTGCTGAAAAATCACCACGGACACGAGCGGAAGAAAAACATCCTGACCCGGATGATCGATAGTTTCAACCGCGGCTTCGACAAGATGACCGGCCGCTACGTGGGGCTGTTGCGGCTGATCGTTAACCGACGCGTTGTCACGGTCCTTGTATTAGCCGTTTTCTGCGTAGGCATTGCCTACGAGAATGAGATTCTGCCCGCGGGCTTTATCCCGAACGAAGACCAGAGTACGATTTACGCCATCATCCAGACCCCTCCGGGTACTACACTGGAAAAAACCAACCAGGTTTCTCAGTCGCTCCAGAAAATCTGCGAAGAGGTGCCGGGTATCGAGTCGGTATCGTCGCTGGCTGGTTACGAGATCATGACAGAAGGCCGGGGATCTAACGCGGGTACCTGTCTGATCAACCTGAAGCCTTGGGGCGATCGGGACAAGAACGTGAAAGAAATCATGGAAGAACTGGAAGGTAAATCCAGGAACCTCGGGGCGACCATCGAGTTCTTCGAACCGCCAGCCATCCCTGGTTTCGGTACGTCGGGCGGTTTCTCCATGCGTCTGCTGGATAAAAACACCGACACCGATTATCGGGAGTTTGACCTGGTCAACAAGAAATTCATGGAAGATCTGGGCAAGCGGAAAGAGCTGATGGGCTTGTTTACCTTCTTTGCTGCTAACTACCCACAGTACGAACTGGAGATCGACAACAACCTGGCCATGCAGAAAGGCGTATCCATTGGCAAAGCGATGGATAACCTCAACATCATGATCGGTAGTACCTACGAGCAAGGGTTTATCAAGTTCAACCAGTTCTTCAAGGTCTACGTCCAGTCTGACCCTGCCTACAGAAGACTGCCATCGGATATTTTGAAACTGTTCGTCAAAAACGATGCGGGTGAAATGGTGCCTTACTCGGCCTTCATGAAGCTGAAAAAAGGCCAGGGACCGAACGAGATTACCCGGTTCAACCTCTACAACTCGTCGGCTATTCAGGGGCAGCCCGCCAAAGGCTTCACCACAGCCGATGCCATTGCCGCCATCCGGGAAGTGGCCGCCAAAACCTTGCCGAAAGGCTATGATATCGCCTTCGAAGGTCTGTCATACGATGAGTCGATGCGGGGTAACGAGACCCTGATCGTCTTCCTGATCGTGGTATCGTTCGTGTATTTGGTACTGGCTGCCCAATACGAAAGCTTCATTATTCCGCTGGCGGTATTGACCTCGTTGCCGGTCGGGATATTCGGTTCGTTCTTTTTGCTGAAAGCGATGGGACTGGAAAACAACATTTACGCGCAGATCGGCCTGATCATGCTGGTGGGTCTGCTGGGTAAAAACGCTGTACTGATTGTAGAGTTTGCCGTGCAGAAACGACAGCAGGGTGAGACCATTCTGAATGCGGCCATCGAAGGAGCCAAAGTTCGTTTCCGCCCGATTCTGATGACTTCGTTCGCCTTCGTGGCGGGTTTGATTCCCCTCATCGTTGCTAAAGGTGCCGGTGCCATCGGTAACCGTACGATCGGTGCTTCGGCCATGGGTGGCATGTTATTCGGAACCTTCTTCGGAGTCATTGTTATCCCCGGCTTGTACTACATTTTCGCGAATATGGCCGATGGTCGGAAGATGATCAGAGACGAGGAAGAGGGCTCATTAACCGAAAACCTGGTTCATTCAGTAGATGCATTTCCACAACACGAAGAAAGTGAAGTCAATGAGAAATAA